The sequence below is a genomic window from Buchnera aphidicola (Sitobion avenae).
TTGAACTTGGATTAGTTAATAGTACAATTCATAAAGTCAATGAATGTGTAAAAATATCTGATTTACAATTATTGAGTTATATGTATAAAGATATTATGAAGGAATTACTAGTTTAATTTTTAAAAATAAAAAGCATGATGATAATTGTTTATTATAAATGATGCAGAATATCATAGAGATAGTCTGCAACAATTACTATAAATAAATGTTTAATTCAAAATTTTTTAAATACTGTTATATTATTTCCACAATATTATACATTTTATGCAGGAGGAAATATATCAAAATCTTTTTTTTCTAAATCTTTATCCGTATAAGGAATACTATAATCTTTATTTTCATCAGGAATATTAATTCCTTCTGGAATAATTAATTTTCTAAATTGATGTCTTATGTTATCAGAATTAACACTCTGACTTCTTTTAAAATCTTTTAGTGTGCAAGATGTTATGAAAAGTGTATTTAACATTTGAAATGTTATTATAATTTTTAAAAATTTTTTATAATGTTTTAAGATTGGCATATTGAATTGCTTTTTCAAGTTTGAAGCAAGTGGAATCTAAAATAGGAGTCATTGGTAAACGCAGTGTATCATGTTTTATTAACCCTATTTTTTTAGCTAACCATTTTATAGGGATAGGATTGGGTTCTATAAATAGTGCTTCATGTAATAACATTAAACGTTTATTTACAGATCGTGCACTAATAAAATCTCCTTTTAATGCATATGAACACATTTTCCTCATTTCTTTTGCAGCAATATTTGCTGTAACTGATATTACACCTTGACCGCCTAATTGCATAAAATCTAACGCTGTTGCATCATCTCCACTAATTAATAAAAAATCATTTTGAACTAATTCTTTTATTTTATTAATTCTTGATAAATCGCCAGTTGCTTCTTTAATACCTATTATATTTTTTAATTGAGATAACCTGGCAACTGTCTCTGGAAGTAAATCACATCCAGTACGACTGGGAACATTATATAAAATTTGTGGCAATTCAGTATGTTCTGAAATAGCTTTAAAATGTTGATACAATCCTTCTTGAGTAGGT
It includes:
- the dapA gene encoding 4-hydroxy-tetrahydrodipicolinate synthase codes for the protein MFKGSIVALITPMDEKGQICRTSLKKLINYHVVNKTQAIVSVGTTGESATLSQEEHIHVVMLTLELSDERIPIIAGTGANATTEAISLTKRFEKSGISGCLTVTPYYNRPTQEGLYQHFKAISEHTELPQILYNVPSRTGCDLLPETVARLSQLKNIIGIKEATGDLSRINKIKELVQNDFLLISGDDATALDFMQLGGQGVISVTANIAAKEMRKMCSYALKGDFISARSVNKRLMLLHEALFIEPNPIPIKWLAKKIGLIKHDTLRLPMTPILDSTCFKLEKAIQYANLKTL